In Glycine max cultivar Williams 82 chromosome 15, Glycine_max_v4.0, whole genome shotgun sequence, the DNA window CAAATGGAGATAAGGAAGCTGAAGGAAGATGTTTACAGGCTGCAAAGCCAGTTCAATTCCATGCAAGTGCAGAAGAAGAAGGCtcaatgttaattttatttgagagtTAAATTTAGTGGACAAGGTTTTTCTTCATATCAAGCTGCTCAAATATTCAATATTGCTTTTTCTGCTTTGAGTCAGGTTTGATAAACAATGTACAGACACACACATTGGAACAACGCCTAAAAGACCATTTCTGTTAGTAATTcactaattcaaataaataaagtgaATGATCTGAATAAGGAAGTTACTATTAGCAAATGCAGCAGGAATTCAAATTCCTAGAACAAAGTTTGCGTTAAGCAGGAAAATAGAAGTAAAAGAAACCTAAATGCCTGCCGCAAAAACAAGGTGTTATCACTTATCAAATATTTGATAACTTTAAAATCTTGTACACAAATGAAACAATGGAATGTCTACATTTCACACGCttattttctctccttttttttggaTTATAAATTTCACTCACTTTATTCACAGCTAACATCACTCAAATTGTAAAACAGTCAAAAAAACATAGGGTACAAATGCTAAGAACTAAGGTATGAATGCATTATGCATAGCCTCAAATGCATCTCTATTCATAATTTCACACCTTTCTTGATTGTCTTGATGGATGACCTCAAGAAACTGTTTGATGCTGCAAGATCGGCATCATCACTTGCCGTTGGCTTCTTCCAAATGTAGTCCACACCTTTTTTGATCCCAAGAAGCAAAGATGGAGATGATGGAATTCGTCTCAAGCTCCTAGCACTCTCTGATCTAGGAagtcttttttcctttttatgttgTTCCTTTCTTTCCATCCCTTCAACATTAGGAGTGCAATTTCCTTCACCTATGCAAGCTTCTCCAGAGTAATTTTTGTATCCTGTCGGAATAATATTTCTAGCTTCGTTTTCTATTCTATCCTCTTTCTCTGTCCATCCGTTCCTGTCTTGAAGAAGTTGCAGCTGCTTCTCTTTATAATCAGAATCTGAAACTTTTGAGATCTTCAACTCCTTTTGTGGGAACTTCTGATTCAGTTGttggattattttttcttcagtgCCACAAGAAGCATTTTCACTTgtttcttgtggatcagttcctTCTTGTTGTTGACCATTCTCTAAAAGCATTTGAAGCCACTTCTCGACATTCCCTTTTCCACGTTGCTTTCTggtttcttcatcttcctcaatTTCTGTCTTATGAAGACCTGAGAATGAAATGCCATAACTCCTCTTGCCTTCGCTGATTTTGAGCTTCTGAAGTCTTTGCTCAATTGAGTTTTCTTCATCCAATGCAACACTTGATCTGGTATGCTCCTCAAGCTTCTCTTCTGGGTCATTATTAGCTGGCATTTTCAGCTTCTCTACTTTTTCTTCCTGCTTTTGCTCTACTTTTTCTTCCCGCTTTTGCTCTACTTTTTCTTCCCGCTTTTGCTCTTCGTTTGCAGATAAGTCAACTTCGGATGACCTTTGTTCCTCCTCTAAAAACACTCTGAGCTCCTTGCGCAAAGGTGTTCTTGGTCTTGGCCCAGGCAAATAAAGAGCAGGTTTACTGTCTCTCTCTTCATAGGTGGCATCATCTATTCTTGACCTCTTCCTTCCTTGCTCCCattcaggtctaatctgtttctCTATGTCATCTCTTTGTTTGTATTTCTTGTGAAGATCTTTCTCTGCAGCATCACAAATTGCCCTCTGTGCTTCAAGTCTAGCCATTAGTGCATTACTTGCAGCCTGGTTCAACCTTACCTGTTCCTTATAAATGACACTCCTGCAACaaaaccaaattttaaaaactagttGTTGAAGTCcaaaagaaaacatttattatatgtaaaactaaaatacaaggaa includes these proteins:
- the LOC100776970 gene encoding trichohyalin; translation: MAEAEDYGFLPEEMAVNENLGYPKAFAKLCRDRGFGPYSHGPPFSFIPYALSEDEAETAKDLDEIFPIIDPKAKATSKPKIFVSVLWKQLRHLGNAGFDPAVIRVDGYGNVLYYHADSASPLAWDVDHWFPCSRGGLTVLSNLRLLQRQACKRKKNKLEFLVPWWDFQLGISVNQFLSVFASSNSDFRHRAFSFLFYEGENQELNASQIVDSHSFPQHFFALKEEVGLAPASIVESRREPCDALALRQLDYNKKPMPMSPAIVAARKRNGSLLKENEDPDFVKNPYQAIVMARDSLKQREETTKKQAEIQKLDDEVNEMKLKNEEEKLTIQDLEMALIKRRRKAEKCRRLAEAQSSYRTMLEKMIRDTMHQSVIYKEQVRLNQAASNALMARLEAQRAICDAAEKDLHKKYKQRDDIEKQIRPEWEQGRKRSRIDDATYEERDSKPALYLPGPRPRTPLRKELRVFLEEEQRSSEVDLSANEEQKREEKVEQKREEKVEQKQEEKVEKLKMPANNDPEEKLEEHTRSSVALDEENSIEQRLQKLKISEGKRSYGISFSGLHKTEIEEDEETRKQRGKGNVEKWLQMLLENGQQQEGTDPQETSENASCGTEEKIIQQLNQKFPQKELKISKVSDSDYKEKQLQLLQDRNGWTEKEDRIENEARNIIPTGYKNYSGEACIGEGNCTPNVEGMERKEQHKKEKRLPRSESARSLRRIPSSPSLLLGIKKGVDYIWKKPTASDDADLAASNSFLRSSIKTIKKGVKL